The following proteins are encoded in a genomic region of Synechococcus sp. ROS8604:
- a CDS encoding transposase, with translation MKAKKKTLQRQIRCQFQGKRHIPVQACVFEESHGRVINWIVEVIAVGTRDGKTLRQTHFFLTSLRTTPEAMLQLVRDRWSIESWHWIRDTQLDEDAHRYRSNGAGAMATLRTAALNLLRLGGFQSIRAGMQAVTHDIAALLAMATRKPEPSPS, from the coding sequence GTGAAAGCCAAAAAGAAGACACTGCAACGCCAGATCCGATGCCAGTTTCAGGGGAAACGCCATATCCCTGTTCAGGCCTGTGTTTTCGAGGAGAGTCATGGTCGTGTCATCAACTGGATCGTGGAGGTGATCGCCGTCGGGACCCGCGACGGCAAGACCTTGCGGCAGACCCATTTCTTCCTCACCAGCTTGCGCACAACCCCAGAAGCCATGCTGCAACTGGTGCGCGACCGCTGGAGCATTGAGAGCTGGCACTGGATCCGTGACACCCAGCTCGATGAGGACGCCCATCGCTACAGGAGCAATGGAGCTGGGGCGATGGCGACGCTGCGGACGGCAGCCCTCAACCTGCTGCGACTGGGCGGCTTTCAGTCCATCCGAGCCGGCATGCAGGCCGTAACTCACGACATCGCGGCGCTACTGGCGATGGCGACGAGAAAGCCAGAACCAAGCCCTAGTTAA
- a CDS encoding transposase family protein — translation MGFARWYRLLLVPDTASAATDLDLISHLKATPDAQMRRGVRTPAWYLLLVAVLGILSGCQSLRDLERFARRHHGTLTKALGLELRRPPSDSAFRYFFLQVDVAALCAAIRDWTIAHIPYGAWDLDQLVCDGKTLRGSIETTPGGG, via the coding sequence ATGGGGTTTGCTCGGTGGTATCGCCTCCTCCTTGTGCCCGACACCGCCTCTGCAGCAACCGATCTCGATCTGATCAGCCACCTCAAGGCGACCCCGGATGCCCAGATGCGGCGGGGCGTTCGCACCCCGGCCTGGTACCTGTTGCTGGTGGCGGTGCTCGGGATCCTGAGCGGTTGCCAGAGCCTGCGGGATCTGGAGCGCTTTGCTCGCCGTCACCACGGCACGCTCACCAAGGCGCTTGGCCTTGAACTGCGGCGGCCCCCATCGGATTCAGCGTTCCGCTACTTCTTCCTGCAGGTGGATGTGGCGGCCCTGTGCGCGGCCATCCGTGATTGGACGATCGCCCACATCCCTTATGGTGCATGGGATCTCGATCAGCTGGTGTGTGACGGCAAGACCCTGCGAGGCTCGATCGAGACCACACCCGGCGGTGGTTAG
- a CDS encoding Fic family protein, with translation MLPDPELFLYAYVRREALLSSQIEGTQSSLSDLRLFELEEAPGVPLDDVVEVSSYVAELEHGLARLQEGFPLSSRLLREIHSWLLARGRCADRLPGEFRRSQNWIGGTRPGNASFVPPPPGLVDECMAALETFIHGGHAGENALPVLVRVGRQKGQTRAGGVPESSMGDKALTAVDQLAVGPTAPGQAVVEQQVRERLSPQGDDDTLDLGEVTEADLSGLIRQREHHLRRRAMQRFPVLHPSLQGAFQSTPVLIWLLLLQVLQQGGGCQGRISEELGIHVITLYK, from the coding sequence CTGCTCCCTGACCCCGAGCTGTTTCTCTACGCCTATGTGCGGCGCGAGGCCCTGCTCTCCTCCCAGATCGAAGGCACCCAGTCGTCCCTCTCCGATCTGCGGCTCTTTGAGCTGGAGGAGGCTCCCGGCGTTCCCCTTGATGACGTGGTGGAAGTCTCCAGCTACGTGGCTGAATTGGAGCACGGCCTGGCCCGGCTGCAGGAGGGCTTTCCGCTCTCCTCCCGCCTGCTGCGAGAAATCCACAGCTGGCTATTGGCCCGGGGACGTTGCGCTGATCGACTGCCGGGGGAGTTCCGGCGCAGTCAGAACTGGATCGGCGGCACCCGGCCGGGCAATGCGAGCTTTGTGCCCCCACCACCAGGGCTGGTGGACGAATGCATGGCCGCGCTGGAAACCTTCATTCACGGCGGACACGCGGGAGAGAACGCCTTGCCGGTGCTGGTGCGGGTCGGGCGACAAAAGGGTCAGACCCGTGCTGGTGGGGTCCCGGAATCATCAATGGGCGACAAAGCTCTCACCGCAGTGGATCAGCTGGCCGTAGGACCAACCGCTCCAGGCCAGGCGGTAGTGGAACAGCAGGTGCGGGAACGGCTCTCCCCGCAAGGTGATGACGACACGCTTGACCTTGGTGAAGTCACAGAAGCCGATCTCTCCGGGCTGATACGCCAGAGGGAACATCACCTCCGGCGTCGGGCCATGCAGAGATTTCCAGTGCTGCACCCGTCGCTGCAGGGTGCGTTTCAGTCAACTCCAGTCCTGATCTGGCTTTTGCTCCTGCAGGTGCTCCAGCAAGGTGGTGGGTGTCAGGGCCGGATTTCAGAAGAACTGGGTATCCACGTGATTACCCTCTACAAATAG